In Microbacterium laevaniformans, a single window of DNA contains:
- the ruvA gene encoding Holliday junction branch migration protein RuvA — MISSLRGHVLHLDAESAIVDVGGVGFSVAVPASVARSLHVGDETTLHTALIVREDALSLFGFADRDELTVFHHLLSVSGVGPKSALGVLSSLSVDQIAHAVADEDDAPFRRVSGIGPKTAKLIVVQLAGKLHVTSATSRQAAGSAAGEIAGQVVAALTALGWNERTSVEAVTLVLDAATDADRRSVPVLLKLALAQLGPARPERAGV; from the coding sequence ATGATCTCCTCGCTGCGCGGCCATGTGCTGCATCTGGACGCCGAGTCGGCGATCGTCGATGTCGGCGGCGTGGGCTTCAGCGTCGCGGTGCCCGCCTCCGTGGCCCGCTCGCTCCACGTCGGCGACGAGACGACGCTGCACACCGCGCTCATCGTACGGGAGGACGCCCTGTCGCTGTTCGGCTTCGCCGATCGCGACGAGCTCACCGTGTTCCATCACCTGCTCAGCGTGTCGGGGGTCGGTCCCAAATCCGCCCTCGGCGTGCTGTCGTCGCTCAGCGTCGACCAGATCGCGCACGCCGTCGCCGACGAGGATGACGCCCCGTTTCGGCGCGTTTCCGGGATCGGTCCCAAGACGGCCAAGCTCATCGTGGTGCAGCTCGCCGGCAAACTTCACGTGACCTCCGCAACAAGCCGGCAGGCTGCCGGCTCCGCCGCCGGCGAGATCGCCGGCCAGGTCGTCGCGGCGCTCACGGCCCTCGGGTGGAACGAGCGCACGAGCGTCGAGGCGGTGACGCTGGTGCTGGATGCCGCGACCGACGCCGACAGGCGGTCGGTGCCGGTGCTGCTCAAGCTCGCTCTGGCCCAGCTGGGTCCCGCCCGTCCGGAGCGCGCCGGTGTCTGA
- the ruvC gene encoding crossover junction endodeoxyribonuclease RuvC → MASAVRVLGIDPGLTRCGVGVVDVRPDRSAALVHVGVVRSGAELPVAERLALIARGLREVLATHRPDVVAVERVFAQQNRSTVMGTAQASGIALLLAAEHGLPAATHTPSEVKAAITGYGSADKLQVQTMVARVLRLNALPQPADAADALAIALCHGWRRGAPSGSAAAGALTPAQRAWADAEKRATRR, encoded by the coding sequence GTGGCATCCGCTGTGCGCGTCCTCGGCATCGACCCGGGCCTGACCCGGTGCGGCGTCGGCGTCGTCGACGTGCGCCCCGACCGGTCGGCGGCACTCGTCCACGTGGGCGTGGTCCGCTCGGGCGCCGAGCTTCCCGTCGCCGAACGTCTTGCCCTCATCGCGCGGGGGCTGCGGGAGGTGCTCGCGACACACCGCCCGGACGTGGTCGCCGTCGAGCGGGTGTTCGCCCAGCAGAACCGCAGCACGGTGATGGGCACCGCGCAGGCCAGCGGCATCGCACTGCTCCTCGCCGCCGAACACGGCCTGCCCGCCGCCACGCACACTCCCTCCGAGGTCAAGGCGGCGATCACCGGCTACGGCTCCGCCGACAAGCTCCAGGTGCAGACGATGGTCGCCCGGGTATTGCGCCTGAACGCCCTGCCGCAGCCTGCCGACGCCGCGGACGCCCTCGCCATCGCCCTGTGCCACGGGTGGCGGAGAGGTGCCCCGTCGGGCAGCGCCGCCGCCGGGGCGCTCACGCCGGCGCAACGGGCGTGGGCGGATGCCGAGAAGAGAGCGACGCGACGCTGA
- a CDS encoding YebC/PmpR family DNA-binding transcriptional regulator, producing the protein MSGHSKWATTKHKKAVIDSRRAKSWAKLIKNIEVAAKLGGPDLQGNPTLFDAVLKAKKTSVPKDNIDRAIKRGAGIGGESVEYSSIMYEGYGPNGVALMIECLTDNKNRAAAEVRTALSRNGGTLADPGSVAYNFSRKGVIVVSEENTSEDDVMLAALEAGAEEIEPHAQGFEVITEASDLVAVRSALTDAGIEYESADVEFVPNLKVEIDAETARKIFRLIDALEDSDDVQNVFSNFDLTAEVQAELEDDE; encoded by the coding sequence ATGTCCGGACACTCCAAATGGGCCACGACCAAGCACAAGAAGGCGGTCATCGACTCCCGCCGCGCGAAGTCGTGGGCGAAGCTCATCAAGAACATCGAAGTCGCCGCGAAGCTCGGCGGCCCGGACCTGCAGGGGAACCCGACCCTGTTCGACGCGGTCCTCAAGGCCAAGAAGACCTCGGTGCCCAAGGACAACATCGACCGCGCCATCAAGCGCGGCGCCGGCATCGGCGGCGAGTCGGTTGAGTACTCGTCGATCATGTACGAGGGCTACGGACCGAACGGCGTGGCCCTCATGATCGAGTGTCTGACCGATAACAAGAACCGCGCCGCCGCCGAGGTGCGCACCGCCCTCAGCCGCAACGGCGGAACGCTCGCCGACCCCGGCTCGGTCGCCTACAACTTCTCCCGCAAGGGCGTCATCGTCGTGTCCGAAGAGAACACCAGCGAAGACGACGTCATGCTGGCCGCCCTCGAGGCCGGCGCCGAGGAGATCGAGCCGCACGCGCAGGGCTTCGAGGTCATCACCGAGGCATCCGATCTCGTTGCGGTCCGCTCGGCACTGACCGATGCGGGCATCGAGTACGAATCCGCCGACGTCGAGTTCGTGCCGAACCTCAAGGTCGAGATCGACGCCGAGACGGCACGCAAGATCTTCCGCCTGATCGACGCGCTCGAAGACAGCGACGACGTGCAGAACGTCTTCAGCAACTTCGACCTCACCGCCGAGGTTCAGGCCGAGCTCGAGGACGACGAGTAA
- a CDS encoding DUF1697 domain-containing protein, producing the protein MTTWVALLRGVNVNGITIRSAELAALLRGLGFEEVKTVLASGNARFTVDVDVARRAELKTRIETALRDRFDYDAWIVLVTLDELAAAVTAYPFDAAEPSRQPYVVFCIDVAVRDALADAAASLDPAEDPTHPGIGVVYWSPEVGRTIDTPFGKLLGRAAYKPTTTTRNLRTLVKILG; encoded by the coding sequence ATGACGACCTGGGTGGCGTTGCTTCGCGGCGTGAACGTCAACGGCATCACGATCCGCAGCGCGGAGCTGGCGGCGTTGCTGCGCGGGCTCGGATTCGAAGAGGTGAAGACGGTGCTCGCCAGCGGCAACGCCCGTTTCACGGTCGATGTCGACGTCGCCCGGCGCGCGGAGCTGAAGACTCGCATCGAAACGGCCCTGCGTGACCGCTTCGACTACGACGCGTGGATCGTCCTCGTGACGCTCGACGAGCTCGCCGCGGCCGTCACCGCCTACCCCTTCGATGCGGCAGAGCCGAGCCGGCAACCGTACGTCGTCTTCTGCATCGACGTGGCCGTGCGCGATGCGCTGGCGGATGCCGCGGCATCCCTCGACCCGGCGGAGGACCCCACGCACCCCGGAATCGGGGTGGTGTACTGGAGCCCCGAGGTCGGCCGGACGATCGACACCCCGTTCGGAAAGCTCCTCGGGCGCGCGGCGTACAAGCCGACGACGACCACGCGCAATCTGCGCACACTCGTCAAGATCCTCGGCTGA
- the pdxT gene encoding pyridoxal 5'-phosphate synthase glutaminase subunit PdxT, producing the protein MVTSGMPRVGVLALQGDVREHVRSLETLGAEVVAVRRPEELATVSGLVIPGGESSVIDKLARTFGMQQPIREALAGGMPAYGTCAGLILLADRITDGIRGQETFGGLDITVQRNAFGSQVDSFETELTVAGFDEPVSATFIRAPRVVETGPAVEVLASLSDGAIVAVRQGALLGTAFHPEVSGETRFHELLLDLVAARAS; encoded by the coding sequence ATGGTGACGTCCGGGATGCCGCGAGTCGGCGTCCTCGCCCTCCAGGGGGACGTCCGCGAGCACGTCCGGAGCCTGGAGACGCTGGGCGCGGAGGTCGTCGCGGTGCGCCGCCCTGAGGAGCTCGCAACCGTCTCGGGGCTCGTGATCCCGGGCGGCGAGTCCAGCGTGATCGACAAGCTGGCGCGGACGTTCGGTATGCAGCAGCCGATCCGTGAGGCCCTCGCAGGCGGGATGCCGGCGTACGGCACGTGCGCCGGGCTCATCCTCCTGGCGGACCGCATCACCGACGGCATCCGCGGACAAGAGACCTTCGGGGGGCTCGACATCACCGTGCAGCGCAACGCCTTCGGCTCGCAGGTCGACTCCTTCGAGACGGAGCTCACGGTCGCGGGGTTCGATGAGCCGGTGTCCGCCACCTTCATCCGCGCGCCGCGGGTGGTGGAGACCGGACCGGCCGTCGAGGTGCTGGCTTCCCTGTCGGACGGAGCGATCGTCGCCGTCCGGCAGGGAGCGCTGCTCGGCACCGCGTTCCACCCCGAGGTGTCGGGGGAGACGCGGTTCCACGAACTGTTGCTCGATCTCGTCGCCGCACGCGCGAGCTGA